The Coffea arabica cultivar ET-39 chromosome 4e, Coffea Arabica ET-39 HiFi, whole genome shotgun sequence genome includes a window with the following:
- the LOC113740617 gene encoding uncharacterized protein: MDKTWMKISNRKDKAYELGVKNFLKFAYSQKVENQKIPCPCTQCNNFCNQTKTVVEDHLLTQGIRKSYTRWIHHGEQFRHQNCGDSTKHGDGEEDSDTEDLNDMLHDIGTAQWGDNWAGREESTDDSLNANHSDTNNFLKLLEDAKKELYPGNHFYSKLSFVVTLLHLKTMSGWTIKSFNALLEIFSHALPPEATVPKSFADAKKLIRDLGFKSEKIHACVNDCVLFRKENENFDTCPNLNCKEPRYKMAGSRVPRKVLRYFPLKPRLQRLYTHKEIASDMRWHKEKCVHDDNIMRHPADSEAWKHFDRLHPDFAVDPRNVRLGLATDGFNPFGTMSSAYSIWPIYLVPYNLPPWKCMRDPFFFLSMLIPGPKSPGNEIDVYMEPLIDELNEMWLGVETYDAYSGKKFDLRAALLWTINDFPAYAMLSGWSTKGYQACPICMVETTCVHLPHRKKLCYTGHRRFLPIDHSWRREKKPFDGNVDFRNPVAPLSGNEILDQVQNMEVNFGKTKAQSNAKKRKRSESGLNWTKKSCFFELPYWADLLLRHNLDLMHVSKNVSEAVIATIMDIENKTKDHWLCRQDLKDLGLKKELHLIPNGDSYIMPHACYSLTKEEKKKVCEFLNSVKYPDGFASNICRCIKNGQFQISGMKSHDFHIFIQRLLPLAIRGSLTKEVRQVLFELSEFFKKLCARTLHREVLEELGQKIAVILCKLERLFPPAFFDIMMHLMVHLPAEAILGGPAQYRWMFPFERHMAVLKSYVGNKARPEGCIAERYIDKECLTFCSMYLDNIDTIFNKPERNNDRGYNTGELSIFSCPGRPFGGPKRGNFLDSELEKIHTFILNNCDELEDYINAHKMELEAESAENVDQRHDREFAKWVKQRVMYGSEASNGELRALAFGLDNRVCMYTGCMVNGYRFHTENRERQRKTQNSGIVVRGEHGNKMIDFYGVIQQIIEVRYWLGKKKVIVFKCDWWKTDDSAGMQVDKEWGITSVNSSRKWYEDQPYVLPQHVQQVFYLEDLKLGKNWFVVERFSPRHLYDVPEDLEKEPMVEEIYQEEATGDFTIIIDLDNPPLLSREDNEIPKAVPSSIVHAEKSKNSSNGTFEDFINDDDEVNEHESNNEEDEEEILSDNDIDSE, from the exons ATGGATAAAACTTGGATGAAGATTAGCAATAGGAAGGACAAGGCTTATGAACTCGGAGTCAAAAATTTCCTCAAGTTTGCATATtctcaaaaagttgaaaatcagaaaatcccaTGCCCATGTACACAATGCAATAATTTTTGTAACCAAACTAAAACAGTTGTGGAGGATCACTTATTGACTCAAGGCATTCGTAAAAGCTACACAAGATGGATACACCATGGGGAACAATTTCGACACCAAAATTGTGGGGATAGTACTAAACATGGGGATGGAGAGGAGGATAGTGATACTGAAGATTTAAATGACATGTTGCACGACATTGGGACAGCACAATGGGGGGACAATTGGGCTGGTAGGGAAGAATCAACGGATGATAGTCTAAATGCGAATCATAGTGACACAAATAACTTTCTTAAATTGTTAGAAGATGCAAAAAAGGAGCTGTATCCAGGGAATCATTTTTACTCAAAGTTATCCTTTGTAGTCACTTTGCTCCATTTGAAAACAATGAGCGGGTGGACCATAAAGTCCTTCAATgcattgctggaaatttttagCCATGCACTACCTCCTGAAGCCACAGTTCCCAAGTCTTTTGCTGATGCTAAGAAGCTCATTCGAGACTTAGGTTTTAAATCTGAAAAAATCCATGCTTGTGTCAATGATTGTGTTCTCTTCCgcaaggaaaatgaaaattttgacacTTGTCCAAATCTAAATTGTAAAGAACCTCGCTACAAGATGGCAGGTTCAAGAGTTCCACGCAAAGTTTTGCGTTACTTTCCTTTGAAGCCTAGGCTGCAACGATTATATACCCACAAAGAAATAGCTTCAGATATGAGATGGCATAAAGAAAAGTGTGTGCATGATGATAACATCATGCGGCATCCAGCAGACAGTGAAGCATGGAAACACTTTGATAGGTTGCATCCGGACTTCGCCGTTGATCCTAGAAATGTGAGGTTAGGTCTTGCAACTGATGGTTTCAATCCTTTTGGGACCATGAGTAGTGCTTATAGCATCTGGCCTATTTATCTAGTGCCATACAATCTGCCCCCTTGGAAGTGTATGAGagatcctttctttttcctatcAATGCTAATTCCTGGGCCTAAATCCCCGGGAAATGAGATTGATGTTTACATGGAGCCTCTAATAGATGAACTGAATGAAATGTGGCTTGGTGTTGAAACATATGATGCATATAGTGGCAAGAAATTTGACCTCCGGGCAGCTTTACTATGGACTATAAATGATTTTCCAGCTTATGCAATGCTGTCCGGATGGAGTACGAAAGGGTATCAAGCATGTCCTATTTGCATGGTTGAGACAACTTGCGTACATTTACCACACCGAAAAAAGTTGTGTTACACAGGTCATCGCCGCTTCTTACCCATTGACCATTCTTGGCGGCGAGAAAAAAAACCTTTCGATGGCAATGTGGACTTTAGGAATCCTGTTGCACCTTTATctggaaatgaaattttggatcaGGTACAAAATATGGAGGTAAATTTTGGGAAGACCAAGGCGCAATCCAATGCAAAGAAACGCAAGCGTTCTGAGAGTGGTTTGAACTGGACAAAGAAAAGTTGTTTCTTTGAGTTACCATATTGGGCAGACCTCCTTCTTAGGCATAATTTGGATTTAATGCATGTGTCAAAAAATGTCTCAGAGGCTGTCATTGCCACAATTATGGATATTGAAAACAAAACCAAAGACCACTGGTTGTGTCGTCAAGATTTGAAGGATTTGGGTTTGAAAAAAGAGCTACATTTGATTCCAAATGGCGACTCTTATATCATGCCACATGCCTGTTACAGCCTAAccaaggaggagaaaaaaaaagtatgtgAGTTCTTGAATTCTGTCAAATATCCAGATGGATTTGCCTCAAACATTTGCCGATGTATAAAGAATGGCCAGTTTCAAATTTCTGGAATGAAAAGTCATGACTTCCACATTTTTATACAAAGGCTACTCCCACTTGCAATCCGtggaagtttaacaaaagaagtTCGGCAAGTGCTATTCGAGTTAAGTGAATTCTTCAAAAAATTATGTGCTAGAACATTACATAGAGAGGTTCTGGAGGAGTTAGGCCAAAAAATTGCAGTCATCTTATGTAAATTAGAGAGGTTGTTCCCTCCAGCTTTCTTCGATATAATGATGCACTTGATGGTTCACTTGCCTGCTGAAGCTATCCTTGGCGGTCCAGCTCAATATCGTTGGATGTTCCCATTTGAGAG ACATATGGCAGTGCTGAAAAGTTATGTTGGGAATAAGGCCCGGCCAGAGGGATGCATTGCTGAGCGGTACATAGATAAAGAATGCTTGACATTCTGCTCTATGTACCTAGACAATATCGATACGATATTCAACAAGCCTGAACGAAACAATGATAGGGGATATAATACTGGTGAATTGTCCATTTTTTCATGCCCTGGTCGTCCATTTGGAGGTCCCAAAAGGGGCAATTTCCTTGACTCAGAGCTGGaaaaaattcatacatttataTTGAACAATTGTGATGAGCTTGAGGACTATATAAA TGCGCATAAAATGGAGTTGGAGGCAGAGAGTGCTGAAAATGTGGACCAAAGGCACGATAGAGAATTTGCAAAATGGGTTAAACAACGT GTTATGTATGGCAGCGAGGCTTCCAATGGTGAGCTTAGAGCATTAGCATTTGGGCTAGACAACCGAGTTTGCATGTATACGGGTTGCATGGTTAATGGGTATAGGTTTCACACGGAAAATCGGGAAAGGCAAAGAAAGACTCAAAACAGTGGTATTGTAGTTAGAGGTGAGCATGGTAACAAAATGATCGATTTTTATGGTGTGATACAACAAATTATTGAAGTAAGATACTGGCTCgggaaaaaaaaggttataGTATTCAAGTGTGACTGGTGGAAGACCGATGATAGTGCTGGGATGCAAGTGGACAAAGAATGGGGTATCACAAGTGTCAATTCGTCTAGAAAATGGTATGAAGACCAACCATATGTCCTCCCTCAACATGTCCAACAAGTCTTTTATCTTGAAGACTTGAAACTAGGCAAAAACTGGTTTGTCGTCGAGAGGTTCAGTCCAAGGCACTTGTATGATGTTCCTGAAGATTTAGAAAAAGAACCAATGGTTGAGGAAATATATCAAGAAGAAGCAACTGGGGATTTCACTATTATAATAGACCTCGACAATCCACCATTACTTTCAAGAGAAGACAATGAGATACCGAAGGCTGTACCTTCATCCATTGTACATGCTGAGAAGTCAAAAAATAGCTCAAATGGCACCTTTGAAGACTTCattaatgatgatgatgaagtgAATGAACATGAGTCTAACAATGAGGAAGACGAAGAGGAGATTCTTAGTGATAATGACATCGATTCGGAATAG